The sequence below is a genomic window from Bacteroidota bacterium.
ATTATCCCATTATCGAACGGGAGAAAGTTGACCTTATCGATAGCGCTACCAACCAGATTGCATCTATTGCGGCCTCACTCATTCCATTCCTGGAACATGACGACGCCAACAGAGCGCTCATGGGATCGAACATGATGCGTCAGGCCATACCTCTTATGATACCAGAAGTGCCTATAGTAGGTACCGGCATTGAAAAAGATGTCGCTGTAGACTCGAGAATCCTTATCACTTCCGAAGGAGATGGAATTGTTGAATACGTTGATGCTAATGAAATCATTATTCGTTACACCCGTTTGGAAGAAGAAAAACTGGTAAGTTTTGATGATGATGTAAGAAAGTATTCTTTGACCAAATTTGCCAAAACCAACCAGAACTCATGTATGAACCTGAAACCTATGGTGAAAAAAGGTGATAAGGTGATCAAGGGTCAGGTACTATGTGAAGGTTATGGGACCAGAGATGGAGAATTGGCACTTGGGCGCAATCTCTTCGTTGCATTTATGCCCTGGAAGGGATACAACTTCGAAGATGCAATTGTAATCAATGAAAAAGTTGTAAAAGAAGACCTGTTCACTTCCATCCACATCGAAGAGTTTACGATGGAGGTTAGGGATACCAAAAGGGGTGTGGAAGAACTAACAAACGACATTCCCAATGTAAGTGCCGAGGCGACCAAGGACCTGGACGAGAGCGGGCTTATTCGTGTTGGTGCCGAGGTTAATGAAGGAGACATCCTGATAGGAAAGATCACACCAAAAGGAGAAAGTGATCCTACTCCTGAAGAAAAGTTGCTTAGAGCCATTTTCGGAGATAAGGCTGGTGATGTGAAGAATGCATCCCTCAAAGCACCTCCGGGAATGAAAGGAACGGTTATCGAAAACAAGCTCTTCTCACGGGCTTTTAAAGACAAGAAGACTAAAACGAAGGAGAAGGATCAACTTACCCATATAGAAAGGGATTTTGAAAAGGCTTCTGTTGAGTTAAAAGCCAAATTGGTTGACAAATTGATGGTTTTGCTCAGCGGGAAAACATCCCAGGGTATATACAACCATTTTAAGGAAGAACTTGTTCCGAAAAAGGCCAAAATTACACACAAGGTTTTGTTGGCTCTTGATTACGGGATCGTTAATCCCAATAAATGGACTACTGATAAAAAGAAAAATGACCTGATCAAACAGGTTATTTATAATTATAACATCAAACAGAAAGAGATACTTGGTGTTTATAACCGGAATAAATTTATTGCCACCGTTGGTGATGATCTGCCAAATGGGATTATTCAAATGGCGAAGGTTTTTGTTGCCAGGAAGCGTAAGTTGCAGGTTGGTGATAAGATGTCGGGGCGTCATGGAAACAAAGGCATTGTGGCAAAGATTGTACGTGAAGAGGATATGCCCTTCCTGGAAGACGGAACACCAATGGATATTGTTCTGAATCCTTTGGGTGTACCCAGTCGAATGAATCTCGGACAGATCTACGAAACTGTTCTTGGATGGGCAGGAGCCAAACTCGGACAAAAGTATGCTTCTCCGATCTTTGACGGTGCGACCTATGAGCAGATCAACAGTTATCTTGAACAGGCCAATCTTCCAAAGGACGGAAAAGTATATTTACACGACGGAGAAACCGGTGAACGTTTTGACCAGGAAACTACTGTTGGTTACATTTACATGCTTAAACTTCATCACATGGTTGATGACAAGATGCATGCCCGTTCGATTGGACCATATTCACTGATTACACAGCAGCCTCTTGGGGGTAAAGCTCAATTCGGGGGTCAGCGTTTTGGAGAAATGGAAGTCTGGGCCCTTGAAGCTTTTGGTGCTGCAAATATTCTCCAGGAAATCCTTACGGTAAAATCCGACGATGTTCAGGGTCGTGCCAAAGCTTACGAAGCGATCGTCAAGGGTGAAGTTATGCCAAGGCCCGGCATACCTGAATCATTCAACGTTTTAGTACACGAACTTCGTGGGCTGGGTTTGAATGTAACCTTTGATTTATAAAATCATCGCGTTCTGTGGCCTTTATATATTTTTAACTTAAACGATACGTTTTTATGGCATTCAGAAAGGATTCCAAAATAAATAGCGAATTTTCAAGAATAACCATCAGCTTATCCTCACCCGAGCAGGTTCTTGAAAGGTCGTTCGGTGAAGTTCTAAAACCGGAAACGATCAATTACAGGACTTACAAGCCGGAACGGGACGGATTGTTTTGTGAAAGGATTTTCGGGCCGATCAAGGACTGGGAATGTCATTGCGGCAAATATAAGAGAATCAGGTACAAAGGGATTATCTGTGACCGTTGTGGGGTAGAAGTTACTGAAAAGAAGGTAAGAAGGGAGCGTACTGGCCACATACAGTTGGTAGTTCCCGTTGCGCATATCTGGTTTTTCAAATCGCTTCCCAATAAAATAGGAGCTTTACTTGGATTACAAACCAAGAAGCTTGAGACAATCATATACTATGAGAGGTATGTGGTGATCCAGGCTGGCATTAAGGAAAAGGACGGGCTTGGTTTCATGGATTTTCTCACAGAGGAAGAGTACTTTGAGATCATGGAAACATTACCGGCCGACAACCAGTATCTGGAAGACAGTGATCCGAACAAGTTCATTGCCAAGATGGGGGCCGAAGCTATTCATGATTTACTGGGCCGCCTTGATCTCGACAGATTATCATATGATCTC
It includes:
- the rpoB gene encoding DNA-directed RNA polymerase subunit beta, translated to MAAKKVERINFASTKIHTEYPDFLDIQLQSFRDFFQLETNPEDRINEGLYKVFAENFPISDARNNFVLEFLDYFIDPPRYSMDECIARGLTYSVPLKAKLKLYCTDPEHEDFETIVQDVYLGMIPYMTPKGSFIINGAERVVVSQLHRSPGVFFGTSLHANGQQLYSARIIPFKGSWMEFTTDINNVMYAYIDRKKKLPVTTLLRAIGYESDKDILEIFDLAEEVKVSKASLKRVLGRKLAARVIRSWIEDFVDEDTGEVVSIERTEVIIDRETELEEQHIDQIVDAGVKTILIHREDTNAIDYSIIFNTLQKDTANSEKEAVEYIYRQLRNAEPPDEETARGIIEKLFFSDKRYDLGDVGRYRINKKLNLEIPEDVRVLTKDDIIYIIKYLVELSNAKTEVDDIDHLSNRRVRTVGEQLYAQFGVGLARMARTIRERMNVRDNEVFTPADLINAKTLSSVINSFFGTNQLSQFMDQTNPLSELTHKRRISALGPGGLSRERAGFEVRDVHYTHYGRLCTIETPEGPNIGLISSLCVYAKINKLGFIETPYHKVQEGKVLTEEEPIYLSAEEEENKIIAQANTLLNDTGMMIREKVKARYQADYPIIEREKVDLIDSATNQIASIAASLIPFLEHDDANRALMGSNMMRQAIPLMIPEVPIVGTGIEKDVAVDSRILITSEGDGIVEYVDANEIIIRYTRLEEEKLVSFDDDVRKYSLTKFAKTNQNSCMNLKPMVKKGDKVIKGQVLCEGYGTRDGELALGRNLFVAFMPWKGYNFEDAIVINEKVVKEDLFTSIHIEEFTMEVRDTKRGVEELTNDIPNVSAEATKDLDESGLIRVGAEVNEGDILIGKITPKGESDPTPEEKLLRAIFGDKAGDVKNASLKAPPGMKGTVIENKLFSRAFKDKKTKTKEKDQLTHIERDFEKASVELKAKLVDKLMVLLSGKTSQGIYNHFKEELVPKKAKITHKVLLALDYGIVNPNKWTTDKKKNDLIKQVIYNYNIKQKEILGVYNRNKFIATVGDDLPNGIIQMAKVFVARKRKLQVGDKMSGRHGNKGIVAKIVREEDMPFLEDGTPMDIVLNPLGVPSRMNLGQIYETVLGWAGAKLGQKYASPIFDGATYEQINSYLEQANLPKDGKVYLHDGETGERFDQETTVGYIYMLKLHHMVDDKMHARSIGPYSLITQQPLGGKAQFGGQRFGEMEVWALEAFGAANILQEILTVKSDDVQGRAKAYEAIVKGEVMPRPGIPESFNVLVHELRGLGLNVTFDL